The genome window GGACTATTTTTACATTGTCATAAGGGCTTAATGTATCCTCGAGTACAGGTAAAAGCCTTTGATCAATTTCAAACGATACGACTTTTTTTGCCTCGCGGGCTAAATGCTCTGTCAATGCACCAATCCCAGGTCCAACTTCAATCGCTCCACTATTTTCCGTTAAATTAGCGTGACTGACGATATTACGTAAAATATTCGGGTCGATTAAAAAGTTTTGCCCTAAACTCTTTTTAAATGAAAATCCGTATTTTTCTAAAATTTCTTTTGTACGTACCGGTGTAGCAATGTCTTTATGCATGCGTATCCTCCTGATCTAATTGCGAAATTGCTTCTGCAAACTGCTCGATTGTTATTTGAAACATCATCAATCGTTTATGAAGCTGTTTACCATTTGTCATTCCTATATTTAAAATTTCCCCTAACTGATCCCGACGTTTTTTTGATTGCGGGTGTCCTATCAGTTTGGCTATCATTAAATCTTCCAGTGTAATTCTTTCCTCAATTTGAGAATCTGCCAATGTATACACATTGCTTAATGCTTCACGGATATCCTCATCGTTTGCGTGTTCAATCCCTAAACCTTTGCCGTTTTTGGCAATTGTTTTCGCCTTTGCTAAAAACGCATGCTTCACACCTGGTATCCGCTCTTCTATAATCGCGCGAATACGGCGGCCAGGGTAATCAGGGTCCGTAAATACAATGACGCCTCTTTTTTTCTGGGCATGCTCAATACGGCGCAGGACTTCATCTGAAATTGCAGAACCGTTTGTTTCTATAGTATCTGCTCCTGTCGCACGCTTAATCGCTGTTGTATCGTCTTTTCCTTCAACAACAATAATCTCTTGTATATCCAAGAAACGTTCCTCATTTCTAACTTAGTCTTTCGCTATTTTACCATAGATTGCACTTTGTTACCGCTGTGCTAACTTCAATGAAAAAAGCTCCCTCGCCATCAGTCAAAAAGCGAGAAAGCCAATATACATTTTGGAATGTTGATTTAATATCATACAACTGAATAATCAATTACACCTCGGTGTAATTGCATCCAGGTTTTTTTAGGCATACATAATGTGGGTAAGTCAGCCGTTGCCACAACATATGACAAATGAAGGCTGGGTCCCTTTAAAAAGTTCTATGACATCCACCAAGGAGCTCCTCTTCATTCAGCGAGCGTTTGAAACACAGCTGAAACGAACAAAACAAGCATTCATCACCCAACTAAAAAGGTGAATGTTTTCTGTACTTGCCGCTACTCTTTCAGTATAAAGGGAATTTAATGAATGGCAATAAAATTTAGTTCAGTACTTTAATACGTACCTTTTTGCGCCCCCAGTTTTTTGCTTTGGACGTTGTCGGTACTAAGACATCGATTTTTTTACCTTTTATTGCACCGCCTGTATCAGCAGCTACAGCATTCCCGTAGCCTTCAACCCATACTTTTGTTCCTAATGGAATAATTTTAGGGTCTACTGCAATGACCTTCATATCCGGATTTGCGCGCAGGTTAAGACCTGCTGCCGAAATACCTGAGCAGCCTGCACAATTTGGTGTAT of Solibacillus isronensis contains these proteins:
- the rnmV gene encoding ribonuclease M5; the encoded protein is MDIQEIIVVEGKDDTTAIKRATGADTIETNGSAISDEVLRRIEHAQKKRGVIVFTDPDYPGRRIRAIIEERIPGVKHAFLAKAKTIAKNGKGLGIEHANDEDIREALSNVYTLADSQIEERITLEDLMIAKLIGHPQSKKRRDQLGEILNIGMTNGKQLHKRLMMFQITIEQFAEAISQLDQEDTHA